The window GATGAAAATACTATCAGGGCTAGTACTGGCGTTCGTTCTCGGACTGGTCGCAACCGGTTCTGCGGCCGGCAATAAAACTGCCGCAAAGACTACGACGCCTCCCAAAGACGTTTTTTATGTCTATCAGGATAAGAGTTCCAGATTAAATCATTACATTCCGTCCGGTTGGATGGGAGATTATGGCGACATTAAAATCGAAGACGGCAACACCACCACTCCACTCGATGGGAAAACGTGCTTCAAAATTACCTATAGCGCCAAGGGCACTCAGGGCGCCAACTGGGCGGGTATTTTCTGGCAGCACCCGGCCAACAATTGGGGGGTAAAGCCGGGCGGATTTGATCTCTCCAGCATGAAGCGCTTGACGTTCTGGGCGCGGGGCGAGAAAGGTGATGAGAGAATATCGGAACTCAAGGTAGGTGGTATTGACGGAGAGCACGGCGATTCGGACTCCAATAGTATCGGACCGATTGACCTGACGAAAGAATGGAAAAAGTACACCATCGATCTTGCGGACAAGAACATGTCCCACATTGTCGGTGGATTTTGCTGGTCCGCCAGTCGCGATGATAATCCGGACGGATTTGTCATTTATTTTGACGAAATCCGTTACGAAGCAAAATAAACCGAAGGCCAAAAATATCTTCCTTTTGGAGGAGGTCTCTCGAGATCTCCGGGATGACTCCTCCAAAGGGGGGTATTGAAGAGGGCTTCTTATGCGATACTTCATGGTTGTTGGCCTGGTGTGTTTTATATTTTTCAGTGCATGCCAAACCCTGTCTGTCAAACCAGAACCGGCAAAAGACCGGCTTGGGTTCATGCCGTCCGGACAGCCGTTTAAGCCTTTTCCTGTCATTACGGACCGACAGCCCCGCCAATCGCATTATGTGGCATCCGGCTACATGGGGGACAGTGATTTGTCTCTTTCCGGGGCGTATGTGAAGACTCCGTCGGCCAATGGGCCCTGCTTACGGGTGAATTACCGGGCCAGCGGTGTCAAAGGATGGTCCGGCATTTACTGGCAAGACCCGGCGGATAACTGGGGAGACCGGCCGGGCCGGACCGGGTATGACCTTCGCGGAGCCACCAAGCTGACGTTCTGGGCGCGGGGCCAGAAGGGCGGAGAAAAGGTGCGGGAGTTCAAAGTCGGAGGATTATTCGGGCAATACCCTGATTCCGATGTGGCTTCGATCATCGATATTCGTCTGACCCAGGACTGGCGGAAGTACGCCATCGATTTAACGGGCAAGGATTTGCGGCATATCATCGGTGGTTTTTGTTTTGTGGTCATCAAAGCGGAAAATCCAGGCGGAGCGACCTTCTATTTGAATGATGTTTTCTATGAAGGATTGGAACCCCCTTCTGCCCACTCGGAAGGCGCGGAAACGGTGTCTGCCAAAGTGGCCGAACCCGTCCTGGCTCCGCCCGTTGTTCCCTCGACGGTTTCGGTGAGCAGTCCTTTGCCGGAATCGATTCCTGTGCCGGCCGTTCCGGTCCTTTCAACGACGACCACAACAAAAGATCTCAAGATCAAGGAAACGCGCAAAGGCCTTCGCGTGAGCTTCAGCTCCCAGTTCTTGTTCGCTCCGGGCCAGGCGGAACTGGCATCCGGAAGCAGCCGGATTCTGGAACAGCTGTCCGCGCTTCTGAGCGCTTACCCCTCCAATCGCGTCTTGATCGAAGGACATTCCGACAACACCGGAGCGTCCAGCCTGAATCTGAAGTTGTCTCAGTTGCGCGCCGAAGCGGTCCGGGATTATCTCATTAAGAAGGGTGGTTATGAGGCTTCCCGGTTCCGTGTCATGGGGTATGGAGCCACTCGTCCGGTTGCGGATAATGACACCAAGGTCGGACGCGCTTTGAACCGGCGCGTTGAGGTCACTATTTTGAAGAGTGTGAACGAATGAAAAAACGAATCCGGTTGTACCCGTTGATGGTCCTGGCCCTTTTCATGGGGTGTCACAAGTCGCCGGGCGAACGCGTCAAAGACGCGTCCAATGGCGGGG is drawn from Elusimicrobiota bacterium and contains these coding sequences:
- a CDS encoding OmpA family protein, with product MRYFMVVGLVCFIFFSACQTLSVKPEPAKDRLGFMPSGQPFKPFPVITDRQPRQSHYVASGYMGDSDLSLSGAYVKTPSANGPCLRVNYRASGVKGWSGIYWQDPADNWGDRPGRTGYDLRGATKLTFWARGQKGGEKVREFKVGGLFGQYPDSDVASIIDIRLTQDWRKYAIDLTGKDLRHIIGGFCFVVIKAENPGGATFYLNDVFYEGLEPPSAHSEGAETVSAKVAEPVLAPPVVPSTVSVSSPLPESIPVPAVPVLSTTTTTKDLKIKETRKGLRVSFSSQFLFAPGQAELASGSSRILEQLSALLSAYPSNRVLIEGHSDNTGASSLNLKLSQLRAEAVRDYLIKKGGYEASRFRVMGYGATRPVADNDTKVGRALNRRVEVTILKSVNE